From Musa acuminata AAA Group cultivar baxijiao chromosome BXJ3-8, Cavendish_Baxijiao_AAA, whole genome shotgun sequence, one genomic window encodes:
- the LOC103994772 gene encoding polyadenylate-binding protein-interacting protein 7 isoform X4, whose protein sequence is MNISNIVSDSKDVKFSSLNKATALNPNAAEFVPSCVKYTYGTTEALITPKLDLPGSSRKSVLDRSESNISNNSDDEVHQYWPHRLPDNITPDFEVMGEDELHKPGHLTLAGLSIHDSVGQSKFSGSMTTSGVLDMWDLSSPTLDNINLSGKMRYPGSIYAKEQPSVASITSADNLWSNPLINAEQQEEHRYNGNHNTSSMGDLIGDNVFLENYATDPIEFLSSQFPGFGSQSLADVYYGNGCDLNLTIGILAQLELQVDSGFGPNLDSKSSATPNFSPLDFPTLPVGNTQNGLPKPDGEDLQHGFITYRSPGILRGDIDFAPTVRKLALQDPGHWKYDGNGTFDGSTGSSRSSRLSGSSYNGSGRVRYGDKWSGSSAARASPVWLETGEAMANIYTESGEEARDFTRLRNACFEQARQAYLIGNKALEKELSFKGQLYNMHMKAARQKARETIFQKSQNQRGTRSVDRSAWSSCA, encoded by the exons TTGTTCCTTCATGTGTTAAATATACTTATGGAACCACTGAAGCCTTAATTACTCCAAAGCTTGATCTACCAGGATCTTCTAGAAAATCAGTCTTAGATCGATCAGAGTCCAACATTTCAAATAATTCAGATGATGAGGTACACCAGTATTGGCCTCATCGGCTTCCAGACAACATCACTCCTGACTTTGAAGTCATGGGAGAAGATGAGCTGCATAAACCTGGACACCTTACACTAGCAGGTTTGTCAATTCATGATAGTGTTGGACAATCAAAATTTTCAGGGTCAATGACCACTAGTGGTGTATTGGATATGTGGGATCTATCTTCTCcgactcttgataatattaacttGAGTGGAAAGATGAGATATCCTGGATCCATCTATGCTAAAGAACAACCATCAGTTGCTTCAATAACTTCAGCTGATAATTTATGGAGTAATCCTCTCATAAATGCTGAACAGCAGGAGGAGCATCGTTATAATGGGAATCATAATACCAGTTCAATGGGTGATTTGATAGGTGATAATGTGTTTTTGGAGAATTATGCCACTGATCCCATAGAGTTCTTGTCATCACAGTTCCCTGGTTTTGGTTCTCAGAGTCTTGCAGATGTTTATTATGGGAATGGATGTGATTTGAACTTAACCATTGGGATTCTAGCTCAGCTTGAG CTTCAAGTTGACAGTGGTTTTGGCCCAAACCTTGACTCAAAGTCCTCGGCTACCCCAAACTTTAGCCCACTGGACTTTCCTACCCTTCCAGTAGGAAACACTCAGAATGGTTTGCCAAAGCCTGATGGAGAAGATCTCCAACATGGCTTCATTACATATAGATCTCCTGGTATATTAAGAGGTGACATTGATTTTGCTCCAACTGTTAGAAAACTAGCATTGCAGGATCCTGGTCATTGGAAGTATGATGGAAATGGTACCTTTGATGGTAGCACTGGTTCAAGTAGAAGTTCCAGATTGTCAGGTAGCTCGTATAATGGTAGTGGCAGAGTTCGTTATGGAGACAAATGGAGTGGTTCAAGTGCAGCTCGGGCATCTCCTGTTTGGCTTGAGACTGGGGAAGCAATGG CAAATATTTATACAGAATCGGGGGAAGAAGCTCGTGATTTTACACGTCTTCGAAATGCATGCTTTGAACAG GCAAGACAAGCCTATCTAATTGGAAACAAGGCTCTAGAAAAGGAATTGAGTTTCAAGGGTCAGTTGTACAACATGCATATGAAAGCAGCTCGTCAAAAAGCCAGAGAAACAATTTTCCAGAAAAG TCAAAATCAGCGGGGTACAAGATCGGTTGATAGATCTGCATGGTCTTCATGTGCGTGA